Proteins from a genomic interval of Candidatus Peregrinibacteria bacterium:
- a CDS encoding YggT family protein produces the protein MMSSFANFGAVFTLFFVGLLEFFIFLRVVLSWFPVPRNRFTNFLQNITTPILRKVAMIPFARIGILDLSPIFALFGLQILEFILRIIFLNLGANPSIYTF, from the coding sequence ATGATGTCATCATTCGCGAATTTCGGCGCCGTATTCACCCTCTTTTTTGTCGGACTTTTAGAGTTCTTCATTTTTTTGCGAGTGGTTCTGTCTTGGTTCCCTGTTCCTCGAAACAGATTTACAAATTTTTTGCAGAACATCACGACGCCCATCCTGAGAAAAGTCGCAATGATTCCTTTTGCGCGGATCGGAATACTGGATTTAAGTCCGATATTCGCACTCTTTGGTCTTCAGATTTTGGAGTTTATTTTGAGAATTATTTTTCTGAACCTCGGAGCGAATCCAAGTATTTATACTTTTTAG
- a CDS encoding sugar transferase, with amino-acid sequence MNPSLIRQKLFFFLVDILLVMLAFLLAYYFRLWSFYRSDFPFFPYLLTALITAPIWMLFLAWGGKYALREQSHLEVLRSTSLSAIAGAMLFVLIFFFRREIFFSRLIVTYIFCFGTLFTLGSHILEKKWQAWKVRKGKDIFRVLCIGTNRSAEEIIARLKVSSSQHVPVALLSPFGGSVKEILGVPVLGKLNELENVVDTHHIHEIILCDGSEQMMNLLSFAEGRFLNFRVSPEIFGVYRENIHPEILAGKTLLTLKHSPLFGWGQFWKRGFDVFFSALLLIPVSILFLFQKIFRGGFVSEKRIGAGGREFWMYRFSKIKANSFWRDLPNLLNIFHGEMSFVGPRPALPDEWASLAPHYKRRMTLRPGMLGRWQIRKLHGEADNFEKMFAEDMEYILRWSFWGDVRIILQSIWAARERRKSLVGSFSKSVDENQIEANFHHTPRHSDRRNSASER; translated from the coding sequence ATGAATCCATCACTCATTCGCCAAAAACTCTTCTTTTTTCTTGTGGATATTCTCCTCGTAATGCTTGCATTTCTCCTCGCATACTATTTTCGACTGTGGAGTTTTTATCGGTCAGATTTTCCATTCTTTCCCTATCTCTTGACCGCACTTATCACGGCTCCCATTTGGATGCTCTTCTTGGCATGGGGAGGAAAATACGCTCTTCGCGAACAGAGCCATTTAGAAGTTCTCCGCAGTACTTCGCTTTCTGCCATTGCTGGGGCAATGCTCTTTGTTCTTATTTTTTTCTTTCGGCGTGAGATATTTTTTTCTCGTCTCATCGTAACTTATATTTTCTGTTTTGGAACACTTTTCACTCTTGGTTCGCATATTTTGGAAAAAAAATGGCAGGCGTGGAAAGTTCGGAAAGGAAAAGATATTTTTCGAGTGCTTTGCATCGGAACAAATCGTAGTGCGGAGGAAATTATTGCACGTCTCAAGGTCTCATCTTCGCAGCATGTTCCCGTTGCGCTTCTTTCTCCATTCGGAGGAAGTGTAAAAGAGATCTTGGGAGTTCCTGTCCTCGGGAAACTGAATGAGCTCGAAAATGTCGTTGATACACACCACATTCATGAAATTATTTTATGTGATGGGAGTGAGCAGATGATGAATCTCCTCTCATTTGCAGAAGGAAGATTTTTGAATTTTCGTGTTTCCCCTGAGATTTTTGGAGTATATCGAGAAAATATTCATCCAGAAATTCTCGCTGGCAAAACTCTTCTCACCCTCAAACACTCTCCGCTTTTTGGGTGGGGACAGTTTTGGAAAAGGGGATTTGATGTCTTTTTTTCTGCACTTCTTCTGATTCCTGTTTCGATTCTTTTCTTGTTTCAAAAAATATTTCGAGGAGGTTTTGTGTCTGAGAAAAGAATTGGTGCCGGAGGAAGAGAATTTTGGATGTATCGCTTTTCCAAAATAAAAGCGAATTCCTTTTGGCGCGACCTCCCGAATCTTCTCAATATTTTTCATGGAGAAATGAGCTTTGTTGGTCCGCGCCCAGCGCTTCCAGACGAATGGGCATCTCTTGCTCCGCATTATAAAAGGCGTATGACGCTTCGTCCGGGAATGCTCGGACGTTGGCAGATTCGCAAGCTCCATGGAGAAGCAGATAATTTTGAAAAAATGTTTGCGGAAGACATGGAATATATTCTCCGCTGGAGTTTTTGGGGAGATGTGAGAATTATTTTGCAGAGTATTTGGGCAGCGAGAGAAAGAAGAAAATCTCTTGTCGGTTCTTTTTCAAAATCAGTGGATGAGAATCAGATAGAAGCAAATTTCCACCACACTCCCCGTCATTCCGACCGCAGGAATTCAGCTTCAGAAAGGTAA
- a CDS encoding SIMPL domain-containing protein, producing the protein MESSKKLEVSGRIFVLLCLFLVGLFGYFGFRMYEIWNTAHGGNFQQPININGDGKFTIVPNIGKIYWNLNESGETSEIATQKSKEKMAAVRAVLQEIGIKPADVGQGYVNTFENFESSPKQKAPEQHGFMTSADIIIVIVNSDASKIKLAFQKLKNLGIKNVDFSYAVSDEELAEKKQLGRRLALEDIMEKSRQISELTGLRFGRVVSYYDEYYPYGELNINAVGMGQCDGKGCSSFDFGQRQTISLENEPYIIPEPREQEVTIRLGLSFEVK; encoded by the coding sequence ATGGAATCATCAAAAAAATTAGAAGTTTCTGGACGCATTTTTGTGCTTCTCTGTCTTTTTCTTGTTGGGCTTTTTGGCTATTTTGGATTTCGAATGTATGAAATTTGGAATACTGCACATGGCGGGAATTTTCAGCAGCCAATCAATATTAACGGAGACGGGAAATTTACGATTGTTCCCAATATTGGGAAAATATATTGGAATCTGAATGAATCGGGAGAAACATCCGAAATAGCTACACAAAAAAGTAAAGAAAAAATGGCTGCTGTGAGAGCCGTTCTTCAAGAAATTGGTATTAAGCCAGCGGATGTAGGACAAGGCTATGTGAATACATTTGAGAACTTTGAATCTTCTCCGAAACAAAAAGCACCGGAACAACATGGATTTATGACATCTGCTGATATTATAATTGTTATTGTAAATTCTGACGCTTCAAAAATAAAATTGGCTTTTCAAAAACTCAAAAATCTTGGAATAAAAAATGTTGATTTTTCCTATGCAGTGAGTGATGAAGAACTTGCGGAAAAAAAGCAATTGGGAAGAAGGTTAGCGCTCGAAGACATTATGGAAAAATCCCGCCAAATTTCAGAATTGACCGGTCTTCGATTTGGAAGAGTCGTCAGTTATTACGATGAATATTATCCATATGGAGAACTCAACATAAACGCGGTGGGCATGGGGCAGTGTGATGGAAAAGGGTGTAGTAGTTTTGATTTTGGTCAACGTCAAACGATTTCTCTTGAAAATGAGCCGTACATTATTCCAGAACCGAGAGAACAAGAGGTAACAATTCGGCTGGGATTATCGTTTGAGGTGAAATAG
- a CDS encoding NDP-sugar synthase gives MKTILLAGGFATRLWPLTEKTAKPLILLAGKPIISWILESLPPEMEVIISTNAVFANDFEKWRKTYFPDRNIEVFVEDSFGENDKKGALFAISLVLQHKKIAEDLLVLAGDNYFGFSLSKFLEEFAKDKHLPLLAAYDIQSFEKAKQFGVIVPKKENTSLVESFQEKPVRPLSTLISTGCFAFPQKYLADIQEFAEKKRDDLGKIFEYFLENGKDVRYFSFSEKWFDVGSFDAYLEANVFLLDGKVHKEFDVSIAGDANISGSVFFGSNVTLLENVSVQNSCIFEGCTLQNCRITDSVLGKNTFVANVDLERKVIRDESFLMR, from the coding sequence ATGAAGACGATTCTTCTCGCCGGCGGATTTGCTACGCGCCTTTGGCCGCTCACGGAAAAAACGGCAAAACCGCTCATTCTTCTCGCGGGAAAGCCAATTATTTCGTGGATTTTAGAATCGCTTCCGCCAGAAATGGAGGTGATTATTTCTACAAATGCCGTATTCGCGAATGATTTTGAAAAATGGAGAAAGACATATTTTCCGGATCGAAATATTGAAGTTTTCGTGGAGGACAGTTTTGGAGAAAATGACAAAAAAGGAGCGCTCTTTGCAATTTCTTTGGTTTTGCAGCATAAAAAAATTGCGGAAGATCTCCTCGTTCTTGCTGGAGATAATTATTTTGGATTTTCTCTCTCAAAATTTCTAGAAGAGTTTGCAAAAGACAAACATCTGCCACTTCTTGCTGCGTATGATATTCAAAGTTTTGAAAAAGCAAAACAGTTCGGAGTTATTGTCCCCAAAAAAGAAAATACCTCTCTCGTTGAGAGTTTTCAGGAAAAACCGGTCCGTCCGCTTTCAACACTTATTTCCACCGGATGCTTTGCATTTCCTCAAAAATACCTTGCGGATATTCAGGAATTCGCTGAAAAAAAACGCGATGATCTCGGAAAAATTTTTGAATATTTTCTTGAAAACGGAAAGGATGTCCGATATTTTTCATTTTCAGAAAAATGGTTTGATGTCGGCTCTTTTGACGCCTATCTCGAGGCGAATGTTTTTTTGCTTGATGGGAAAGTTCACAAAGAATTCGATGTTTCCATCGCTGGTGATGCGAACATTTCTGGTTCGGTTTTTTTCGGATCAAATGTGACTCTTCTCGAAAATGTTTCCGTGCAAAATTCATGTATTTTTGAAGGATGTACGCTTCAAAATTGTCGAATTACTGATTCTGTTTTAGGAAAGAATACTTTTGTGGCAAATGTGGATCTCGAACGAAAAGTGATACGGGATGAAAGTTTTTTGATGCGGTGA
- a CDS encoding STAS domain-containing protein codes for MSYQVSLLDVPEKEKTKVLYISGDIDESNLEDFKRDFSPLLETQGIEEYVLHLRDLQFINSMVIGYFAGVFSDLHAKGKKLVIAEGNSHILDILTLVGFTNLVKHYPTLQEAIEKAGA; via the coding sequence ATGAGCTACCAAGTATCACTTCTCGATGTTCCTGAAAAAGAAAAAACGAAGGTCCTCTATATTTCAGGAGATATTGATGAATCGAATCTTGAGGACTTCAAGCGTGATTTTTCCCCGCTTTTGGAGACTCAAGGAATAGAGGAATATGTGCTCCATTTGAGAGATTTGCAGTTTATCAATTCTATGGTGATCGGATATTTTGCTGGTGTTTTTTCTGATCTTCATGCAAAAGGGAAAAAACTTGTGATCGCAGAGGGGAACTCTCATATTCTCGATATTCTTACTCTTGTGGGATTCACGAATTTGGTAAAACATTATCCCACGCTCCAAGAGGCAATCGAAAAAGCAGGAGCGTAG
- a CDS encoding ATP-dependent metallopeptidase FtsH/Yme1/Tma family protein: protein MDQFSPQQNPQKPSSSRSSWRIFLIVVFVLTAFFLTFSDQFFAEQVQPEEISFSELQNWYRENKLQTVDIKDDTVTVAKKEEEKQYFAVIPPSLSLRELGFDDESVNKATEVKYISTKSSEFWAEIASRLLPFVLIILVFFFMMRAFSKGANGAFSFGKSRDKLFQKGKKKTLFANVAGCEESKLELSEVVEFLKSPKKFTKMGAKIPKGVLLIGPPGTGKTLLARAVAGEADVPFFSISGSEFVEMFVGVGASRVRDLFAKAKKNSPSIVFIDEIDAVGKQRGQGMGGGHDEREQTLNQILTEMDGFDNETNVIVMAATNRPDILDKALLRPGRFDRRVTIDLPQMKARKEILAVHAIGKPLDANADLEEIARVTPGFSGADLENLLNEAAILAARENQKTITKEHLHKSHEKVILGPEKRSLIMNEKERKNTAYHEAGHAVITYVMPEADPVRKVTIIPRGRALGVTYNAPDEESFTQYTKKYFTEMCIFMGGRAAEKYIFGDVSSGAANDIHHATIIARNMVMRFGMSLLGPMEFAQTEFGMFDMGDMNKAYSEEFAAKVDEEVQKLLQRAMEKAEEILKEHSHELHLVAEALLKKETLNQKEFEAFFKKKMPKKNSKTPKKISQQNGKTKEVSPESKPKI, encoded by the coding sequence ATGGATCAATTCTCTCCTCAGCAAAACCCGCAAAAGCCATCTTCTTCTCGAAGCAGTTGGCGGATTTTTTTGATCGTTGTATTTGTTCTCACCGCATTTTTTCTGACATTCAGTGATCAATTTTTTGCGGAGCAAGTCCAGCCCGAGGAAATTTCTTTTTCGGAACTCCAAAACTGGTATCGCGAGAATAAATTACAAACAGTAGATATTAAAGATGACACTGTTACGGTGGCGAAAAAGGAGGAGGAAAAACAATATTTTGCCGTCATTCCTCCATCACTTTCTCTCCGAGAACTTGGATTTGACGATGAAAGCGTGAATAAAGCGACTGAAGTGAAGTATATTTCGACGAAATCGAGTGAATTCTGGGCTGAAATTGCGAGCAGATTGCTTCCTTTTGTGCTCATTATTCTTGTTTTCTTTTTCATGATGCGAGCGTTTTCTAAGGGAGCAAATGGCGCTTTTTCTTTTGGAAAATCACGAGACAAATTGTTTCAAAAGGGCAAGAAAAAGACGCTTTTTGCGAATGTCGCCGGATGTGAAGAATCAAAACTTGAGCTTTCTGAGGTTGTGGAATTTTTGAAAAGCCCGAAAAAATTTACGAAAATGGGCGCAAAAATTCCAAAAGGTGTTCTTCTTATCGGTCCTCCAGGAACGGGGAAAACGCTCCTCGCAAGAGCGGTTGCGGGAGAAGCTGATGTGCCTTTTTTCTCCATTTCTGGATCAGAATTCGTGGAGATGTTCGTAGGAGTAGGAGCAAGTCGTGTTCGTGATCTATTTGCGAAAGCGAAGAAGAATTCACCATCAATCGTGTTTATTGACGAAATTGATGCTGTGGGAAAGCAACGAGGACAAGGCATGGGAGGCGGACATGATGAGAGGGAGCAGACGCTGAATCAAATTCTCACAGAAATGGATGGTTTTGATAATGAGACGAATGTTATCGTCATGGCAGCAACGAATAGACCTGATATTCTCGACAAAGCCCTCCTCCGTCCGGGACGATTTGACAGACGTGTCACCATTGATCTTCCGCAAATGAAAGCACGAAAGGAAATTCTTGCGGTACATGCGATAGGAAAACCGCTTGATGCAAACGCAGATTTGGAAGAAATCGCTCGAGTTACTCCAGGATTTTCTGGAGCTGACCTCGAGAATCTCCTCAACGAAGCCGCAATTCTTGCGGCGAGAGAAAATCAAAAAACTATCACCAAAGAACACCTCCACAAATCTCATGAAAAAGTTATTCTTGGACCTGAAAAAAGATCGCTCATCATGAATGAAAAAGAACGAAAAAATACTGCGTACCACGAGGCTGGTCATGCTGTTATTACTTATGTCATGCCGGAAGCTGATCCCGTACGAAAGGTGACCATTATTCCGCGCGGACGAGCTTTGGGAGTTACTTACAATGCTCCCGATGAGGAGTCATTTACGCAATATACGAAGAAATATTTCACAGAAATGTGTATATTTATGGGTGGAAGAGCAGCGGAAAAATATATTTTTGGAGATGTGTCTTCTGGTGCGGCAAATGATATTCATCATGCGACTATCATTGCGAGAAATATGGTAATGCGATTCGGAATGAGCTTACTTGGACCTATGGAATTTGCGCAGACTGAATTCGGAATGTTTGATATGGGAGACATGAACAAGGCATATTCAGAAGAATTTGCCGCAAAAGTTGATGAAGAAGTTCAAAAACTTTTACAAAGAGCAATGGAAAAGGCGGAAGAAATTTTGAAAGAACATTCACACGAACTCCACCTTGTTGCAGAAGCACTCCTCAAAAAGGAGACTTTGAATCAGAAAGAATTTGAGGCATTCTTCAAAAAGAAAATGCCGAAGAAAAATTCAAAAACTCCAAAAAAAATATCTCAGCAAAATGGAAAGACAAAAGAAGTATCTCCTGAAAGTAAGCCGAAAATTTGA
- the ilvN gene encoding acetolactate synthase small subunit, with protein MVSSISRRYIVVLVENRLGVLNRVASQIRKRNFNIESLTVSEIDTPGLSRITFVVDGETTNTEQVVKQLDKLINVIKVWDATPEKLIIRELLLLKVFANKESREEILQFLEAFQAKIHIVYRKSLVIELTDSPDLIDDFLAVMKDFGIIEMVRTGATVLNQEE; from the coding sequence ATGGTTTCCTCAATATCTCGGAGATACATTGTCGTACTTGTGGAGAATAGATTGGGCGTTTTGAATAGGGTCGCATCGCAAATTCGAAAACGAAACTTCAATATCGAATCTCTTACCGTGAGTGAAATCGATACCCCGGGACTTTCTCGCATCACGTTCGTCGTGGATGGAGAAACCACGAACACGGAGCAAGTTGTGAAACAACTCGACAAACTCATAAACGTAATAAAGGTATGGGACGCAACTCCAGAGAAACTCATTATTCGTGAACTTCTTCTCCTCAAAGTTTTTGCGAATAAAGAGAGCAGAGAGGAGATTCTTCAGTTTTTAGAAGCGTTTCAAGCAAAAATTCATATTGTGTATCGGAAATCTTTGGTGATAGAACTCACGGATTCTCCCGACCTGATTGACGATTTTCTCGCAGTTATGAAAGATTTTGGTATCATAGAGATGGTGCGAACAGGCGCCACTGTTTTAAATCAAGAAGAATAA
- the ribD gene encoding bifunctional diaminohydroxyphosphoribosylaminopyrimidine deaminase/5-amino-6-(5-phosphoribosylamino)uracil reductase RibD, producing the protein MKSEEFMKRAAKLATRGMGFTKTNPLVGALLVKDGVILGKAWHERFGGHHAEVEAVYDAEKKGYSVLGAHLFVTLEPCFHYGKTPPCVDFLLEKGISKVSVLFRDKNPLVSGKSIKKLQSSGVEVDENFLELREKYADMYEIFFFSVQKKLPFTALKLAMSENLCISDGAHTQTKITGKETDKHVHFLRQKYDAILVGARTVFIDNPHLGVRYGEFFQGKRDPLRILLDPHLRIPINSQVFRDENFLVVVFPENEKIARKKFGKRVLVIEQGETRHALSLRQFDLRLLQKELYARDIGSILVEGGKRTAEEFLSQKCVQKGYFSTSPKTIIGEKTISVEEIFKNPAFHLQKERKFGVDTLFEGKYVF; encoded by the coding sequence ATGAAATCAGAAGAATTCATGAAGCGGGCTGCAAAACTTGCTACGAGAGGCATGGGATTCACGAAAACAAATCCTCTCGTTGGCGCTCTTTTGGTGAAAGATGGCGTGATTCTTGGAAAAGCGTGGCATGAGCGATTTGGAGGTCATCATGCAGAGGTAGAGGCTGTGTATGATGCGGAAAAGAAGGGATATTCCGTATTAGGAGCGCATCTCTTTGTCACGCTAGAACCCTGCTTTCATTATGGAAAAACGCCACCATGCGTCGATTTTCTTCTTGAGAAGGGCATTTCAAAGGTTTCGGTGCTTTTTCGGGATAAAAATCCACTTGTTTCCGGAAAGTCTATAAAAAAATTGCAATCGAGTGGCGTTGAAGTTGATGAAAATTTTTTAGAACTCCGCGAAAAATACGCAGATATGTATGAAATATTCTTCTTTTCTGTTCAAAAAAAACTTCCGTTTACGGCTTTAAAACTGGCAATGAGTGAAAATCTCTGTATTTCAGATGGCGCTCATACTCAGACAAAAATAACGGGAAAAGAAACAGACAAACACGTCCATTTTCTTCGCCAAAAATACGATGCTATTCTCGTCGGAGCGCGTACAGTGTTCATCGATAATCCGCATCTCGGTGTGAGGTATGGGGAATTTTTTCAGGGAAAAAGAGATCCCCTGCGAATTCTTCTCGATCCACATCTCCGCATTCCGATAAATTCGCAGGTGTTTCGGGATGAAAATTTCCTCGTGGTCGTTTTTCCGGAAAATGAAAAAATCGCGAGGAAAAAATTTGGGAAGAGAGTCTTAGTAATTGAACAAGGAGAGACAAGGCATGCCTTGTCTCTACGACAATTTGATCTCCGTTTGCTGCAAAAAGAATTATATGCTCGTGACATCGGAAGCATTCTCGTAGAAGGAGGGAAAAGAACGGCAGAAGAATTTCTTTCCCAAAAATGTGTTCAAAAAGGCTATTTTTCAACTTCGCCCAAAACGATTATTGGAGAAAAGACAATTTCTGTGGAAGAAATTTTTAAGAATCCAGCATTTCATCTCCAAAAAGAGCGAAAGTTCGGAGTAGATACGCTTTTTGAAGGGAAATATGTTTTCTAG
- the pheA gene encoding prephenate dehydratase, whose product MNARQKEIVGIVGGKGKMGRFFAHMFQKQGFEVFISDKRSKISNTELAKKSDIVLISVPIDVTTSVIREVGPHIKKEGLIMDVTSLKAPIVQEMMRSTNCSVLGCHPMFAPSNSMEAQVCIFCEGRGKKWQKRIVDIFEKENALVRFLDAEKHDELMTVIQGLMHFLDVTAARTLQSTGIPIEKYFEFRSPSYRLKLDLMGRTLYQDARLYGHIQMQNPKTSKILEKFLENARELTNVIEEKNFRKFSEFWESCREYLGDFASVCQNESDEVINFLSAAKTHAKTSWGRQQQKKKGGLGLLGPENTFSHLAAKRFLPEEEDIVFYRTLPEIFDAFSQKECRHILVPMENRIEGSIGQTLDGLFNSHQMIQALFRMPIHFVLAGLPGSRIELIQQISSHSQPLAQCSKFLSKSVPNADLVPVTSTAYAIQELLRSGKKHHAVICSEEAVENAGLQILSRDISNLTENETRFAFLSSQKMNFTPKKSFPISSIVFYFDQDAPGTLASVLEEFSKANINLTKIESRPAGHMFGEYVFFLDFEGSIYNARTQDVLQKVSEKGAHVKMLGSYPVISEV is encoded by the coding sequence ATGAATGCTCGGCAGAAAGAAATTGTCGGAATTGTCGGAGGAAAAGGAAAAATGGGAAGATTTTTTGCACACATGTTCCAAAAACAGGGCTTTGAAGTTTTTATTTCCGATAAACGGAGCAAGATTTCGAATACAGAACTTGCCAAAAAATCTGACATCGTTCTCATCTCTGTGCCGATAGATGTCACCACATCCGTAATTCGTGAGGTTGGACCGCATATAAAAAAGGAAGGACTCATCATGGATGTTACTTCTCTGAAAGCTCCGATTGTGCAGGAAATGATGAGGAGCACGAACTGCTCTGTTCTTGGATGTCATCCGATGTTTGCGCCATCAAATTCCATGGAAGCGCAGGTGTGTATATTTTGTGAGGGGCGAGGAAAAAAATGGCAAAAACGTATTGTTGATATTTTTGAAAAAGAAAACGCACTTGTTCGCTTTCTTGATGCAGAAAAACATGATGAGCTTATGACCGTAATTCAGGGTCTCATGCATTTTCTCGATGTTACCGCAGCAAGAACTCTTCAGAGTACGGGAATTCCGATTGAGAAATATTTTGAATTTAGATCGCCTTCATACCGTCTCAAGCTTGATCTTATGGGACGAACTCTCTACCAAGATGCGCGTCTCTACGGTCATATTCAGATGCAAAACCCAAAAACCAGTAAAATTTTGGAGAAGTTTTTAGAAAATGCGCGCGAACTTACGAATGTTATCGAAGAAAAAAATTTCCGAAAATTTTCCGAATTTTGGGAATCATGTCGAGAGTATTTAGGAGATTTCGCTTCTGTATGTCAGAACGAATCTGATGAAGTGATTAATTTTCTTTCTGCTGCGAAAACTCATGCAAAAACATCGTGGGGGCGTCAACAGCAAAAAAAGAAAGGAGGGCTCGGACTTCTTGGTCCAGAAAATACTTTTTCCCATTTAGCAGCAAAAAGATTTTTGCCAGAGGAAGAAGATATTGTTTTTTACAGAACTCTTCCGGAAATTTTTGACGCATTTTCTCAAAAAGAATGTCGTCATATTCTGGTTCCTATGGAAAATAGAATTGAAGGAAGCATCGGACAGACACTCGATGGACTCTTTAACAGTCATCAGATGATTCAAGCGCTTTTTCGGATGCCAATTCATTTTGTACTCGCAGGACTTCCGGGAAGCCGGATAGAACTCATTCAGCAAATTTCATCTCATTCGCAACCCCTCGCGCAATGTTCAAAATTTCTCTCAAAATCAGTTCCGAATGCCGATCTCGTGCCGGTGACTTCTACTGCGTATGCTATTCAGGAACTCCTGAGAAGCGGAAAAAAACATCATGCCGTGATTTGTTCTGAAGAAGCAGTAGAAAACGCTGGACTTCAAATTTTGTCGCGCGATATCTCCAATCTTACCGAAAATGAAACACGCTTTGCGTTTCTCTCTTCCCAAAAAATGAATTTTACTCCCAAAAAAAGCTTTCCCATAAGTTCTATTGTGTTCTATTTTGATCAAGATGCGCCGGGAACACTCGCTTCTGTTTTGGAAGAATTCAGTAAAGCGAATATTAACCTGACAAAAATCGAATCCCGTCCTGCAGGACATATGTTTGGAGAGTACGTCTTTTTCCTTGATTTTGAAGGGAGTATTTATAATGCGAGGACTCAGGATGTTCTCCAAAAAGTTTCAGAAAAAGGCGCTCATGTAAAAATGCTGGGATCGTATCCGGTGATATCGGAGGTGTAG
- the ruvC gene encoding crossover junction endodeoxyribonuclease RuvC: protein MQHNFPKNGRISRILGIDPGLATTGFAILEVKNSEIELKDFGVFLTRKGDPLAERLHQISKDVAEICDTWNPHVLSIEKLIFVKNVTNGLLVTQARGIILENAVARGMQILEFMPTEVKANITGNGRAPKIQMQKMVQKILHLAEAPTPDDAADAIAIALCGAGKEK from the coding sequence ATGCAACATAATTTTCCAAAAAACGGGCGTATTTCTCGGATTCTTGGTATTGATCCGGGGCTTGCGACCACTGGATTTGCCATTCTTGAAGTAAAGAATTCTGAAATTGAGCTCAAGGATTTTGGAGTGTTTTTGACAAGGAAAGGAGATCCTCTTGCAGAAAGGCTCCATCAGATTTCGAAAGATGTTGCCGAGATATGCGATACATGGAATCCCCACGTTTTATCAATAGAAAAACTTATTTTTGTTAAAAATGTTACGAATGGTCTTCTTGTGACGCAGGCCCGAGGAATTATTCTTGAAAATGCAGTAGCGAGAGGAATGCAAATCCTTGAATTTATGCCAACGGAAGTAAAAGCAAATATTACGGGCAATGGACGAGCTCCAAAAATACAGATGCAGAAAATGGTACAAAAAATACTGCATCTTGCCGAGGCTCCTACTCCAGATGACGCCGCAGATGCGATTGCGATAGCTTTGTGCGGAGCAGGGAAGGAAAAGTAG